From Pseudodesulfovibrio nedwellii:
GACATATTCACCAAGATGCTGGGCAGAACTGATAAAACCAAGCACCTGAAAGAGACGTTGTGCACCGAAACGACTGGTCACGCCCTGTCGACGCAATTCAATAAACCGTATTTCGATATTGCTCACGGCATCCTCCAAACGTTTCGTATCATGAGGAACCCCCATCCCGATGGCACGTAATGCGGTCGTCGTGGATCGCGTCAATTCTGTCAGTTCCGGGGCAAGGATGATATCAAAGCCCACGCCTTCCACCTGGTTCAACAAGGTGAGCATGGCCTGCAACCGTTCGAGCACAGAACGAAAAACACTGACCTGTGTCGAAAGCAGGTTGACGTCATCCCTGAAAAATCGCCGTTCCATGGAAAAAACCTTGTGGAACATCTCCTTATTCTTCTCGGTCGTGCCCGCAAAATCATCAAACAAATCAGGATCAGTCTTTTGTTGCAGAGAAAGAAAATTATTCATGAGCAACGTATACCGGACTGCCAATTGCCCGTATTGATGTTCCAAACGCTCACGCAATGCGGCGCCAGCCCTTCTGGGCCATAATATCACGGAAACAAGAAAGGCACAGGACACACCAACGCCGATCTCTGCCACTCTGGACAGGGTAAACAGTATACGATGCTCGTCGGTAAGACTGGTCAGATATACAATAGCCACCGTGATGGCCGCCATGCGAAAACGCACATTATACCGCGTCAGGTAAGCACACACCCCGGTACCGACAAATATACCCATCAAAGTATACATGGGCGTTGCCGGGAAAATGAGGATAAGCAAAATACCCATCCCCGCACCAATGGCGGTTCCGGTAAAGCGATACAGACACATGTGAATGGAGTCCGCCACATGGACCTGCATGACGATAACCGTGGTAATGACGGCCCAGTAAGCATATGGCACGCCCACAAAGCCGGATACGACATATGCGAGAACACTCGCCACCCCGACCTTGATACCGTGCCGGATGTGACTGCTTGCGATGATTCTTTTGATGTAGGACATTTTTCTAGTCGGATTCGGGAATTATGGGCAGCGAAAATCGCCAACCGTTATGAACAACCGACGCACGGCTCTCACACATTGCGGTCAGAGGGTCAACCATTAAAGATCTTGCAATATACATTCTCCGCACAATTGACACACATAACAAAAAGGGCTTTGGGCTATTTAAAGCTCCCGGCGTTCACATCAAGCCGCTTGAGAATTTTCTGCAAAGCGACTCTGGACAGCCCACTCTGACGAGCGGCTTTGGAAACATTACCGCGTGTACCGGAGAGTAATTCTTCGACATATGTACGGGTGAAGTCATCCACCACTTTTTCCTTGGCATCCTTATAGGGCGTCAAACCCTGCGATTCATCGCCAGGAAGCCCTTCAAGACCTTCCACGAGACGAAGGTGAACCAGTTCCAAAGACTCACTGGAAGAAAAAACGGCCAATCGACGGATGAAATTCTGCAATTCCCGAACATTTCCGGGCCAATTTTTTGTGGTCAGATACGCCACGGCGTCTGGTGCCATGGCCTTTGGGTTCACCTTCATTTCTTCGCAGGAAATAGTCAAGAAATGGCGGGCGAGTATAGCAATGTCATCATTACGGTCACGAAGTGCTGGCACATTCAGATTAAGAACATTAAGACGATAATAGAGGTCTTCACGGAAGCTGCCGTCCTTAATCTTCTCCTCAAGAGGCTGGTTGGTGGAGGCAAGAATACGCACGTCCACCGGAACGGTCTTGCTGGAACCAACTGGACGGATCTCTCCTTCCTGCAATGCTCGAAGTAACTTGGTCTGAATACCCGGAGAAATGTCACCGATTTCATCAAGAAGCAGAGTACCTCCGTCCGCTGAAACAAAAATGCCTTTGTGATCCCGGTCTGCGCCGGTGAACGCCCCCTTGACGTGACCAAACAATTCACTTTCCAGCAATTGATCGGGAATAGCCGGACAATTGACCGTCAACAACGGCTTTCTGCTCCGTCCGCTCAACTGATGAATGGTTCGGGCCACCAACTCTTTACCTGTCCCGGATTCTCCACGAATCAAAACGGTATATTCGGACTCGGCCACGGCTGCCACGCCATCTTTGAGCCGACGTATAGCAGAACTCTCACCCACGAATTCATTGGGACCGATCTGCTTGGCGAGCAATTCCTGAAGACGGGCGTTTTCCCCAAGAAGACGACTGCGTTCAAGTCCCCGTTCAACAACCTGAAACAGGTCTTTAGGCTCCACCGGTTTTGTCAGGAAATCGTAGGCCCCGATTTTTAACGCATCCACTGCGGTCTCCACAGTCCCATAAGCAGTCAACATGACCACACTCATGTCAGGATGCATTTCTCTAGCCCGACGAAGTAATTCGACACCATCCATGCTCGGCATGTTCAAATCAGTCAGCATCAAGCCAAAGACATCGTTTTCCAATGCAGCTATGGCCTCTGGCCCGGAAAGCACGGCCATGATATGTTCATCTGGATACTGTCTGCCCAGCAAACGAGCGAGTCCGGTGGCAAAATCCTTTTCATCATCAACGATGAGTATGCCTATGGCGTTTGTCATTGTTCGCTCCGAGTGGAATCGCTGTTGACCGGAAGATGCACTGTAAAGACAGCACCATTATCATTTTCCATCTCAATGCTGCCGCCGATGTCCTGGGCCAATCCATAAACCACGGCCAACCCCAGCCCTGTCCCTTTACCCACTTCCTTGGTGGAAAAAAACGGATCGAACAACTTCAGCATGTCCCCTTCCGGGATACCTGGACCGTTATCTGCCACCCGAACATCAATGGTATCTGAATCAGATTTATAGTGTGCTGAAACAATAATATGCCCGACCTTTTTCGTCACCGCATCCAATGCATTTTTGAGCAAATTGGTAAGAATTTGCTCCACAGCCTGTTCATTGGTAATGATAGAAGGCAAACCGTCTTCGACTTCCGGCACGACTTCCACGCCCTTCTTCTCTGCTTGCACACGGAAGATGTTGATGGCATCAGCGACAACCCTGCCCACATTCAAATCAACCGGCTCCGATTTCTTGGGACGCGCAAAATTGAGCAAATCCTGCAGAACAGTCTCGGCCTGCGAAGCATGCTTGATGATAATCTCGGCGTCAGAAGATATTTCCTGTCGAGACTCAGCTCCCCGCAGCAACTCGGCATAGCACTTAATAACACCTAACGGATTATTAATTTCATGGGCCAACCCTGCGGCCAATTGACCAACAGTTGCCAACTTTTCACTCTGCTGCATAGTAGCAAGCATCCGCTTTTCCTGTGTCACATCACGCACATAAACAACACCATGTGCTTCTTTGGCAGCACCTTCCGCCACAGGAAAAACACTGATCGAAAAGGACCTGCCATCTGCGGTTTGCACCTCTCGGGCCATGGCCTCTCCATGTTCCAGCGAAGACTTCAGTGGACAATTCTCAAACACGCCGCCCTGCCTAAACAAAGTGGAACAGGCGGTGTCAGCCACGGCTCCCCCAAAGGACACGCACAAGGAGCGAGCGGCTTCATTAGCCAAAACCACACCGCAAGCGCCGTCCATAAGTAAAAGAGGATCACTGATGCCTTCGACAATCGCCTGGAGCATGTCTTTTTGACGAAGAAGATTGTGCAAGGCCGCCAGATTTTCCATGGCGATGCCAAGCTGCTGACCCAACGCCCGCAAAACGTTCCGGTCCTGATTCGTTATTATGGTTCCCTCATCCCAGATTAAACACAAAATTCCCTCGGAAGACGCATCACTGGCCCAGACCGGAATGTATGCCTTGCCCGGCTCATAATACGGCTCAACTTCAGTAATAATTTCTTTCCAGTTATGAGGAAGATCGGGCTTGGGCGTCTCTTCGGGCCACGTATAATATGTCTGGGAGGCGAGCATGCAGATAAAGCCGCCAAGACTGGCTCTGAACCGCTGCACAATAAGTGGCAAAGAGTGTTGCCACATCTGCCGTCGAGTATGACTTTTATTCAACCCATCAAGAAGCTGCACAAACAAACCGACATCCGAACGCCGTTCCTCGGCCTCAAGTTTCAATTCACCGGTACGGACCTCGACCATCTGCTCAAGATTCTCCGAGTGCTGACGCAACTGATAGTTCATCTCATGGACATGATCGCCAAGCTCTTCAAGCCCCTGAACAACCTCTTCTATTTCGTCAACATTTTCCAACTTTTCCATAAATCCGAGTTCCTCGTCTTCCTGAAAAAGCTTCCGGAACTTGTCAGTCAACCTATGTAAGTTGGTCATGATAAGACGATTGAAAAAGATCTGAACCAAAGCAAAGAAAAGCAGCATGCCACCGCCATAGAGAGCGGCATAGCCGATGGTGGCTTCACGAATCTTCCCGACCGCTCCGTCAATAGGAACGCCGACAACGACCAAACCAGCAATATCACCCAACGTATGACCGAATCCTCGCTCCGTTCCATACCGTTCAAGCAGGACAGGGGGAGAATCCTCCGGCACGCCGTGACACGTCATGCACGATTTTTTAAACTCCACAGGACGTGCCTTGACGAAAAACTCCTTACTATCAATCTTGCGGTACCCTTCCCAATATTCCTTACCCGGATTTTTCCTGAAATATGCCAGGAGTTCACGCTCACTGTCCTTGATTTCAAAGAGCGGATTACGCGCATTATCCGCTACCCGACGATAATAATACTCCGAATGACGCAAATTGAGCCGATCCATAATGGCTCGAGAAATATACGATGAAGACATGGCCTCGATAACAAACTCCCCTTCCGGCAAAGTCTGATACATTTTCGGCCTGAGTATTTCCCGCACATACCCCTGCACGCTGGACACCTGATTCAGCACAAGATCAGCCTTATCCTTGACCTGAGTATCCAGAAGTGAACTGAGATGAAAATACAAACTCGAAGCGAAAAACAAGCCCAGCAAAAAAACGATGGTTCCCAATCCAAGAAGGAACTTGGCCTGAAGGTTTTTTGGTCCGAAATTACCCATATATTTCTCCGGGCGTTACGCCCATTTCATTCAAAATCCCACCGTCCGCAATGGTGGCACGCCCCTGAATCGTAGCGCACTTTTTACTTTTTTAACAACTTGCCTTCCCCGCACGCGAAAAGTGCAAACTCCACGTTAAAAATTGCTAACTCAAGTTAGCACATCAAACCGCATTGCAAAAAATAAATCAAGTAAAATCAGTAGTATCTCTTTTGGCACGCACCTTGCCTTAGGGAAAGCCAGACCACACACAAAAAACCAAAGGAGAGGTTTGGTATGGCTCAAGCAACTGTCGGACGTCCCGACAACACACCCGTATGGATCATCAGTGGTATTCTACTGGCATACGGCGTTCTCGTTTCCTCGGGAGCACTGACTGGTCTTCTGACCACATTCAAAGTCCATAAGGCAATGGACCTGATGCAGACCATGGCTTTCGTGGGCGGCGGACTTGGTGTCGCTACTGCGATGCTCAGGCAAGCACGTTGGAATAAACCCCTCAACAACTTTGACACCTTTGTACTGGAAACCATTCCGGGCATTCTGTTCATTGTGGCCTTGGCCATGGGCATCCGCTGGTTTGCAGAGCCGATGGTCAAACTCGCAAGTTCAGCCATGGTTCCAGCCCTTGGCTTCAAGCTCTACAAGGTACTGAACCTGAACTATGTTGTCCTCGGTATTCTCGTCGGTATCATCATCACCAACAGCTGGGGTATCCCAAAATTCGCAGCATCAGGCGTCAAAACCGCCCGCTTCGTGTTGAAGATGGGTGTTATCCTGCTGGGTGCCCGTTACTCCTTTGCAGAACTGGCAAAGCTGGGCATGGTTTCAGTCTGGATGATCGGCTTCTTTGTTCTGGGTACCGTATTCTTCGTCCTGTTCCTGGGTAAAGTTTTCAAACAACCTAAGACCATGACTGGCGTCCTGTCCGCAGGCATGGGTGTTTGCGGCGTATCCGCAACTGTTGCCTGCGCCCCGGTCGTCAAGGCCAAATGCTCCGAGATGGCCTACACCATCGGCACCATCCTCGGCTTTGGTATCCTGTGCATGTTCGTCTTCCCCACCGTTGGTAAAATCGCAGGCATGAACGCTACCCAGTTCGGCGCATGGGCCGGCACCGGCATCCTGAACTCTGCTCAGGTCGCTGCCGCCTGTCTCGCATTCAACGCTGTTGACATTAAAACCCTGAAAGTCGGTGAAATCTTCAACATCACCCGCGTTCTGTTCCTGCCCGTCATCGTTCTGGTGCTCGCCACATGGTACGGCAAGCAGTCCGGTCAAAAGTTGAGCTTCAAGGAAGTTGTCATCGACAAGTTCCCCATCTTCATCATCGGCTTCCTTATCCTGTTCTTCATGTCCTCCCTGGGTCTGTTCTCACCAGCAGATCACTACAAGGGCAAATACCTCGACTTCAGCTACAACGAACGCACCGAAGTCACTCCTGAAGAACTGACCATACTGAAAGCTGCGGCTGTCGCAGGCATTCAAGGGCTTAACGTGCAGGAAACCGCATCGTTGGATAACCTTGTCAAACAGCACCAGATCGCCGGTAACTTCGACGATCGTGGCGACAAAACCAAGTTCGACACTGTGGCCCGTGAACGTATGGCCGGTCTGGAATCCATGATCGCCCGTGCAAAGGGTGGCGAAGTGACGATTTCCACAGACGTCAAATCAGCACTCTCACACGCGATCAAGCAGGTTCACAAAAAATCCAAGACTATTGTTACCCTGACCAACGCCATGATCTGGTTCTTTGCTTATGGTCTCATCGGCCTTGGCATGCAGATCACAGGCAAGTCCCTTGCTCAGGCAGGCGGCTGGCCGCTGGTCATGGGTGGTATCTCCGGCGTTGCCAAGGCGACCCTGTCCTTCATCGTCGTCATGTACTTCGTCAAGGACGTCGTCCTTCACTAAAAGGAGAATTGAAAAATGGCTGAAGATATCAAATGCAATGTCAACACTGAGGATCAGGCGGAAAACGAAGAGCGCGCACTGTCCGTCTTCGCTTCCGAAAAAAGTGAAGATCTGACCGCCCTTGTGCTCGTCATGATCGTGACCTTCCTGGTCCTGCTGTTCACCAAGTGGATGGCCTAGTAATCGATACGTAAACCTCGCCGTATACGGAGGGGGACGCATGTTCCCCTCCCATACGGAGATCAAAAAAAACGAAGACTGTCATGAAGCATATACTTCTCGCAACACACGGCACCCCCGGCGCACGCAAAGCTGAAAAGCTGGCCCGCCAATGGGCAGACCAGTACGGCGCAAAAGTCACCGTCCTTTCAATCATCAATGAAGCATGGGGCGATATGACCTGCGACGACTGGTTGAATACCTCCACCACGCGTAATGTCTTCGGTTCCTATGTAGCGAGTGAAATCGCCAAGGAAATCGATACGGTCTGGGACCGTCTGCGCACGGATTTTGATGGGGTGGAACTCGATTTTCTCAGCAAAGGCGGCAAGCTCGACAACGTGCTGGCCGAAGCCGCTGTCAAAATCGAGGCCGATGTAGCAATCATGGGTGCCTGGCAGAAAGAACAGGCCCCCGGCTTCAGAGACCGCTTTGAAAACAAGCGTCTGCACCCGCAGATGCCATGCCCACTGGTGGTGGCACCATGACATACGCATCCGAAACCATAAACCGTCGAGACCGCGCTCACGCGGACGTTGAAGAACTCCCCAGACCCGGCGTCTGGATGGAGACCAACCTTCCTTGGAACACAGCCTTCTGGAGCGACCTCAAAGGGAAAACCCTGATGAGACTCAACCCTCACTGGCATGTTGAAAAAGACAAAACCAGCGAAGGCTTCCCCGTGGAAGACGTTCTGGTGGAAGCCGAGTTCCGGGCAACCCCTGAACTAACAGCCACAGCGGACACCTTTCAGGCATCCTTCCCGGAAATCGGCCTGACCCTATCTGCCCGCAAATGCGAAGACGGTGCCAACACGGCCCTTTCCTTCACCATGGACGAGGTAGAGAACTGCCCCTTCACAGCTGAAGATGCCGGACGCACCATGCAATACTGGCTGCCCAGCCTGCGTGAATACTACCGACTGCACGAGTCCAACTCACTCAAACATCGCGCATGGCGTTTCTTCATGAACAAAGTCATGCTGACCATGAACCCCACCCAGCGCAGAATCAGTGGCTTCATGTTCAAACTCACCGTCCTCGAATGCCTGTTCATCGTCATCCTTGGCGTGGGCTGGTTCTACTACGGAGCCTAGGAGAAAATCATGCTTAAAAATTTCTTTCACCACTTTATTGTTGGCCTCGGCGCACTTGGATACCTGCTGGCAGTCCCGGTGTTGTTGTATCAATACCTCGGCCTCATGAACAACTGGCCGCACCTGTTCCTCAGCATCGTATATGATTCTGCCGGAGACTGGTGGCTGGATGTTAACTGGCAGGCTCCCGCTCTATGGATTGCCGTAGGCTTTATCGTCTTGGCCGCCGCGACCCACGCCTTCTTCCGACGCAACGACACGCTCGGATACAGAGAAGCTGAAGTTCCAAGCGCACACGGATTCTAATTTTTATGATGTTCGGAAGATTGCCTCCTCCTTCTTTTCGAACACCCAAAAAACCTCATTGCCTCTCGAGGTTGGCACTCCGAGAAAGTTGCGGTATTCTTCACCCCAAAGCCGCAACTTCCCGGAGTCCCTCTCGTCCGACCCATTTGATCCAGACTCCGCCCAGCCCAAGGACATCACATGTGGAGCGCACTGGAAAACGCTGCTCTTCGAGAGAGCCTCCCTTCTCCGCTCAAACCGGCGCAGTCCATTCACGACATCCTTATAGCCGGACAATTGGACCGGGGCAGATACAACCTGCATCACCTCGGCAGACGCCGCTCCAAACCATATCTTCTCAAACAATTCTACAGCATCGACACAAACGCTTTTCTACGCTGGCAGAATGAAGCCCGATTCATTCCTCTACTCCCGACAGAAGGATACGCATGGCCCTGTGAAGAATGGCGTGGTGGACTGATCACCCCATTTCCAGAGGGACTTCCGATTGATGAATGGCTTGCTCAGGGTGGACATCCTATGCAGACACGGCTTGAAGTCGCGGCCATGCTGGCCGGACAATTAGCACGCCTCCATGCTTCCGGCATCGCACATAGATGCCTCTCACCCGCATGTGTTCGTATCGACAAGAAAGGAATTGTCATCACGGATTTCGGCTCCGCCCGATGTGAACAGTGGGATGATTTCTGGACGGATTCAAGCATGAGTCCGAACGACGCGACCTGTGCTTCCCCGGAATCACTCAAGGGCGAAGAATGCGGTTATGATGAAGACATCCACGCGTTTGGCGCTATCCTTTATCTCCTGCTCGCTGGCAAAACAGCATTCAATTCCATCAAACTCATGCTGCGCCCGCTCTTTCCGGGACAGATCCCGCCAGACAAACTCTCCACAACGGCCGACGTTCCTGATCCGATTCGGGCTCTTGCTGCAGCCTGTCTGTCTCTCGCTCCATCAGACAGACCAAGCATGGATGAAGTCGCCAGACAAATGGCGCACACTTGTCCTCATTCCACTTTGGATAATAAAACAATTTCCATCCCAAGCGGCAATGCTTCGACCAAAGACAAAAAAAAGATTTTAGTCTTCGTGAGTGATGACAACCGATCCGTACCAATTTTCGACACAGCCTTGAAATTGGCCGAGGCCAAGCCATCCGTCTTTCTCTTTGTCGGCCTGATCCCCTACAACCTGCCAAGCGGCCACACCGAACGTTTCACAGGAAATCTTTTCAAGAAGATGAGCCAAGGGTTACTCCGGTGCAGGGGAGCCTCTCTCGCCTGGAGCTTGCGCGTACTCACAAGCGCTGACCCAGAAAAAACAGCAGTGGATTTTGTCAGGCAATACAGGCCTGATCTGATCCTCCTCGGCGAAAATGGAAAAAGAAACAAACGGACCATACGACGCGGCTTTCATACACATCTTGCCGCAGAGAATGTACGCATCCACTCCGTTCGATAATACTCTATGCGCTTCAAAGAAATGTCACAGAAGAACAATTGACTTTACCGGCACAACCTATTTGAATGTCCAACAAAAAAGGGAACTGCCATGTTTATTATTTCGTTGACCTATATTTGTGACCTCACTGAAATCGACCGTTTTCTGGACGAACACGTTGCCTATCTAAAAGAAGAATACGCACGCGGTCATTTCATCGCGTCCGGCCGCAAGGACCCCAGAACCGGCGGTATAATTCTCGCCAAAGCCAAATCCCGTACCGAACTCGATACGATTCTCGCAAAAGATCCATTCCACCGAGAACATCTTGCCAAATATGACATTCAGGAATTTATTCCGACCATGACAGCTCTAGGATTGGAAGCCCTACTTGACCTGCAGGCTGAGTAAAGCTCACAGCAACCACACGGAAGACTGTTTCGCAAAAAAATACACCCTCAACAAGTCAACTATTTCTTTTAATTGCAAACATCATGACTGCACTCTATGTTTAGAACCATTAATACAAGCAAAGGAGTCCATACATGTTTCGTAAAATACACTTATTCGCACTTATAATCCTAACGCTTCTGCTTCAGGCAACCCCTGCCGTTTCCTGCACACGTTTCATATATACGGCTGACGACAACCAGGTGTTAACCGGCCGCTCCATGGACTGGCTGGAGGACCTGCACAGTGATCTATGGGCGTTCTCTCGCGGCATGGAACGCGACGGTGGCGCGGGTAAAGGGTCCATTAAATGGACAGCAAAATATGGCAGTGTCATTGCCTCCGGGTACGACGCGGCCTCAGCAGACGGCATGAATGAAAAAGGTCTGGTTGCCAACCTGCTCTATCTGGCTGAATCGGAATACGGCTCACTCAACAACAAGCCGGGGCTGTCCGTGGCTGCATGGGTACAATATGTACTTGATAATTACGCCACAGTGAATGAAGCCGTGGACTCCATACGCAAAGAACCATTTCGTATCGTGGCTGCCAAACTCCCCAACGGCTCTGCTCCGACTCTGCATCTGGCCATTTCCGACCCGACCGGCGATTCCGCCATTTTCGAATACATCAAAGGCAAACTGACCATTCATCATGGCAAGCAGTTCAAAGTCATGACCAACTCTCCAATATACGACAGGCAACTTGCACTGGATGATTATTGGCAGGAAATCGGTGGTCTGACCATGCTCCCCGGCACCAACAGAGCCAGTGACCGATACGTCCGCGCCAGCTTTTATGTAGATGCCCTGCCCAAGTTCAAAGACAATCGCATGGCCGTATCCGCCGCATTCAGTGTCATCCGCAATGTCTCTGTTCCTATCGGCATCACCACCCCGGATCATCCGAACATCTCCACCACTATCTGGCGCTCCGTCTCAGACCAGAAGAACCTCATTTATTATTACGAATCCGCTATCTCTCCCAATATTTTCTGGATCGATTTGAAAAAAATCGATTTCAGCTCGACCCAAAAACCTCAAAAAATCAGCCTGCAAGGGCATCCGATCTTCGCTGGTGATGTGTCTGAACATTTTGTTCCGACAAAACCTTTCAAGTGGATGGCTCCTGAGAAATAAACGATTCAATTCCAATTAGGAGGCCCGAAAGAACAGTGTTCTTTCGGGCTTTTTCTTTTATTCATGTTCAACTTGAACAATTCAATTTAATCCAAGGAAGGCATCTTGACCTTTCTTTGTTTCATCAATTTTTTTGCCTGCTCAATGGTCCTAAATCGAGAAATTGACAAGGGACCACCATAAGACTCACTCTGAACGGGTCGAGGAGGATATTTAATAAAGCTAGCCATCACTTTTTCAAGTTCACTGGTCATGATGGGTGCGGCCCACGTTGTCTCAGTCTGAGAATTCATGAAGATATCAACTCGTTCCTGAGGGTCCATCATCAAATCGTAGACCTGCGGTACTGTTGCCACATATTTTTCTGCACCGACCCATCCAAGTTGTGGAGCAGAATGTGGCGCGCCCGGCATTGCACCATTATCACCACGCATATTAAAGACAAACTTTAGCCGTCCAACCCGAATAGCCCCTGGAGACAATTCTCGTTCAGTAAAATAAAACCAAGAATCCCGTTCAGATTTTCCCGACCCAAACAAAATTGGGGACATATCATAACTATCAAAAACAATCGGCTTGCCCTCACGGTCCTTCGTGGGCAATGAAATATCAGCCAATTGGGCAAATGTAGCCATGAAATCCAAGCCTCCGACTATATCATGCGACTCGCTTCCAGCTTTGATTTTTTTAGGCCACCACGCTATTGCGGGGACTCTGCTTCCGGCTTCTCGATCCGTACCTTTTGTGCCACGGAAGGGAGTATAACCGGCATCAGGAAGTACATCCTGCCATGCGCCATTATCCACAGTATAAAAAACTATCGTATTTTCCTGAATACCCAAATCTTTAACTTTTTTCAGAATTTGACCAATATGGTGGTC
This genomic window contains:
- a CDS encoding arylsulfatase, which encodes MADAAQKPNIILLVSDDTGWGDFGVYGGGVGRGMPTPNLDTMANEGMQFWSFYGQPSCTPGRAAMQTGRYPNRSGMTTVAFQGQGGGLPKAEWTLASVLKKAGYKTFFAGKWHLGESDYALPIAHGYDEMRNTFLYHLNAYTYAMDSWHKTMDPKLREFFKKNTTGLLEGEAGKPAREYAKITDENIAELDVEMTKTVLKSMEKYAKGDAPFFMSVNFGKNHQPNLPSKQFQGKSPGKWDYADSVMELDHHIGQILKKVKDLGIQENTIVFYTVDNGAWQDVLPDAGYTPFRGTKGTDREAGSRVPAIAWWPKKIKAGSESHDIVGGLDFMATFAQLADISLPTKDREGKPIVFDSYDMSPILFGSGKSERDSWFYFTERELSPGAIRVGRLKFVFNMRGDNGAMPGAPHSAPQLGWVGAEKYVATVPQVYDLMMDPQERVDIFMNSQTETTWAAPIMTSELEKVMASFIKYPPRPVQSESYGGPLSISRFRTIEQAKKLMKQRKVKMPSLD